ATAGATCGCGCCGCTTCGGAGGACTTTCATCGGACCCTGACGGCGCTCATTGGCGGAGAAAGGCCGCGATCATGCGCAGTCCCGCCTCTCCGCTCTTTTCAGGGTGGAACTGGCAGGCCGTCATATTGTTCAAACGAACGGCGGCCGCGATGCGGTGGCCGCCGTAGAAGCAATCAGCGAGCCGGTGGCCGGCGGCATCCGGCTCGAACTTGAACGAATGCACGAGATAGACGGAAGTCCCCTCCGGCGTGTCCTCGAAAATGGTACCGGCCCGGTCGGCCGCCGGCACTAGCTCGGCCCAGCCGATATGCGGAATCTTGTGCGGAACTCCGTCGACATCATGCGACGGGATCGGGACGACGCGCCCCGGCATTAGATTCAATCCCTCGTTCACGCCGAATTCCTCGCTGCTGGTGGCGAGCATCTGCATTCCCAAGCAGATCCCGAGAAACGGTCGTCCCGATTGCACGAAACGGCGGATCGGCTCGATCAAGCCGCGCTCGCGCAGGCTGCGCATGCCGTCCGCGAACGCACCTACTCCCGGCAGCACCAGCCGATCGGCATTCACGACCACCGCCGAATCCGCGGTCAACACGGGTTCGGCGCCGCAGTGCTCGAAGGCGCGCTGGACGCTGTGAACGTTGCCGGCGCCGTAATCGATGATCGCAATCATGCTTCACACATTTCTTGTTGCCAGTCCCGCGGCATGCGCCGCGTCGCGCATTTCAGGAATTGTCAGGCGCTTATAGTGCAGGACATCCGCCATCGCCACGGCGTCGGCCGCCCCTTCCAGCACCACTTGCCCGATGTCCTCGAGCTTACCCATGCCGCCGCTGGCTATCACGGGAACCGGCACCGCGTTCGAGACGCCGGCGACCAATTCGAGATCGAAGCCGCCACGGGTGCCCTCGCGATCGATCGACGTCAGGAGGATTTCGCCCGCACCGAGCTCCGCACCGCGCCTGGCCCACTCCACCACATCGATGCCGGTGCGTTCGCGGCCATTGTCGGTGTAGACTTCCCAACGGCCGGCGGCGACGTGCTTCGCCTCGATCGACAACACCATGCACTGGGATCCGAACTTCCGCGCGATCTCGCTGATGAGTTCGGGGCGCTTGGTCGCTGCGGTATTAACCCCTATCTTGTCGGCGCCCGAGCGAAGCAGCGTGACGACATCGTCGACGGACCTGATACCACCGGTCACGGTTAGGGGAACAAATATATCGCGCGCGGCCCGCGCGACGATGTCATGCAAACTGTTGCGGCCGTACAGGCTGGCAACGACATCGACATACAACAGTTCATCGGCTCCCTGCTCGTAGTAACGCCGCGCATGGGCTTGCGGCTCTCCGACGACACGAAGTCCCTCCAAGTGCACGCCTTTGATCAGGTTGGGTCCCTTGATGTCAAGGCGTGGTATGAGCCGTATCCGCTTCATGCCGAGCCGGTCGCCGTCTCGCGTTCATGCCAGACCGGACGCTTAAGCTCCCACCCGTTGCCGACCTTTCGCCAGAGGTGATCGGAGCGCCAGGCATCGATGACCGCGTGAAATTCCTCGTTAGTGATTCCGCAATAATCCAGAAACTCGTGATAATATTTCTGCGGAAATTCACCGTCGTAGCGCTTGACCAGCGCAACGCCTTCTTCTCGCGTAATCTTGTTGTCCCTGATCTCGTGAGCAGCGTCCGACGTCGTGCGGCCGATGCCGAATTTGATGTAGGCGAGATAATAGTGAAAGCCGTCGATGCGATCATCGAGACTGGCATATTTCGAATAGGTTCCCTCGGAATGTTCCGAGTTGGGCTGAAAGCCGGTGTGCTCACGGCAGTAGTAGAAATTCTCCTGCGGATCCCAGAATTTGTAGTAGCCGAAGAAATGGATTTCGGTCCTGTTTTTCTTGATGGATTCGAACGGCGGCGCCATGAATGGCTTGAGCTCCCCGGCGGTAATGCCGTGCTCTGTCCAGAATTCGGGGGGCAAGCCTGAGAAATAGTGCTTGTCGTGATCCGCGATTTCTCGCGTCGGCCGAAACGCGTTCTTCATGTCGCCGCCATATTCGACCTCACCGTTCTCGCCGTACATGATCAGCGGAATCTTGTGCTTCACCGAGATATGCATCGGGAAGTTGGTCTGACCGTAGATGAAGGGCTGAAAAGGATCACCGACCTCTTGGAAAGCCAGTCGGGTCAGCTTTCGGGTCGTGCTGCCATTTGGCGTCCCGAGAATGTTGTCGAAGCCCGATCGGATGAACGCGTCGAGATTCCGGCGGCCAATTTCAGTAGGGCTCAGTGGCGCCCAGGTAACGGTCAGCGGGTTCATTCCATATTTGTGCTTGAGCTGGTGGGCGACGAAGCTGCCATCCTTTCCTCCGCTGCACGGGACGATGACGTCGAATTCGCCGTCGCTCCTGCGGAATCGATTGCACAAGTCGACCAGCTCCCTCTCGCGCTCCGACCAATCAATCTTTTCGCGCTTGAAAGTTGCAAAGTTGCACGCCGAGCACACGCCGTTGTCATCGAACGCGATGCGCGGCCGCTGGTTCGATACGGTGCAAAGCTTGCAGAACCGTACGGTTCGCGGCAGGTTATACTTGGTGATGACGTCTTGTTGCTGCATTTCGGATTACCTTGAGCTTCCGTCGCCTGTTGTTGGTGTGTCGTGCATTTCGGCTATATGCCGATGCAATTGCTGGATGCCCTCGAACGTGTCGATGCCGAGCGACCGATCCGCCGGCATCGGATATCGAACCCTAGCGGAAAGAAACTTCCGGTTTTCCGAAGAAACCAGTCGCTGCTAGCCGCGTAAACCGCGCCGTCAAACGACCATACCGGGGGTAGATCGTGACGGCGTAACGGCACGCCGCCGGCAGCTCTGCTCCGGTAATTAGGACTACCGTATTCCCGATCATCGACTCTCCGCATTTTCCAATCTGCGCCGGCCTGCTCCGAATTCCGGAACAGCATCCTTCGAGATGGCCCTATGGAGGCCATGTCGTCCCGCGAGTTCGACTGTCCCGAAGTGATTGAGAGTCGAGGCATCGGCCGAGCCAAGCTGCTAGGCCAAACGCCGGCCGATTTTTAAGATAGTATCAGCAACCCTATCGACCTGGTCCATAGTCAAGTTAGAACCGGAGGGAAGGCAAACACCCTGTTTGAACAGTAGGTCGGACACAGAGCTATTTCCATGGGGAAAGTACGAGCAGTGCGCGAAGACGGGTTGGAGGTGCATTGGTTTCCAAACTGGGCGAGCCTCTACAAATTCTGCGAAGAGTTGTTGTACGAGCATCAAGCCGGTGATCCTTGATTCGGGCGCGAGAGAGACGGCCGAAATCCAGTGTGTAGAGCGGCTCCATTCCGGCTCAGGCATAGGCTGTATCCAGTTCTGGTCTCCAAATGCTTCTGAATAGCGCCGAAATATTGCGCGGCGAGCCTCAACCCGTTGGTCAAGCACCTTGAGCTGCCCGCGTCCGACCCCCGCCAAGATGTTGCTCATGCGATAATTGTAGCCGATAATGCTGTGTTGATAGTGCGGCGCCGGATCACGCGCCTGCGTTGCCAAGAAACGGGCTCGGTCAGCCAACTCCTTCTCCTCGGTAACCAACATGCCGCCGCCGGAGGTCGTGATGATCTTGTTACCGTTGAACGAGTAAATGCCGACCCTTCCGAAATTTCCTGAGGCTTTGCCCCGATAGCTTGCACCAAGCGATTCGGCCGCATCCTCAACTAACTGCACGCCGTGGCCATTGCAAAGCGAGACAATCGGATCCATGTCCGCGCTTTGGCCGTAAAGATTCACAACGATGACGGCCTTGGGAAGGCGTCCCTTCTTGCGAGCAGCCTCAAGCGCGCGTTCGAGGGCCGCCGGAGACATGTTCCAGCTTTCCGGTTCGGAATCGATCAGAACCGGCTCGGCTCCCTGATACACGATCGGATTGACGCTCGCCGCAAAGGTCAGCGAAGAACAGAACACGCTGTCTCCGGGTCCGACATCCAACAGTACCAAGGCGAGGTGGATCGCCGCCGTTCCTGAACTCAGCGCCACAGCATGTTTAGCGCCGACCTTTTCAGCCAGTTCGGTTTCAAAAGCGTCGACGTTGGGACCAAGCGGCGCAATCCAATTGGTACGAAATGCTTCTTCGATGTAGTCGCGCTCTGTCTCGCCCATGTGGGGGGTAGAGAGCAATATCTGATCGTCAATGCCTCTTCTTTCCACCAGGTCGATGACTCTTCCTGCGACATCGACCACCGGCAAATGATCGATCGTGTGCTGTTGCATTAGGGCGAGCGCTTCTCGCCTGGTATG
The Bradyrhizobium sp. KBS0727 genome window above contains:
- the hisH gene encoding imidazole glycerol phosphate synthase subunit HisH; translation: MIAIIDYGAGNVHSVQRAFEHCGAEPVLTADSAVVVNADRLVLPGVGAFADGMRSLRERGLIEPIRRFVQSGRPFLGICLGMQMLATSSEEFGVNEGLNLMPGRVVPIPSHDVDGVPHKIPHIGWAELVPAADRAGTIFEDTPEGTSVYLVHSFKFEPDAAGHRLADCFYGGHRIAAAVRLNNMTACQFHPEKSGEAGLRMIAAFLRQ
- a CDS encoding N-acetyl sugar amidotransferase; its protein translation is MQQQDVITKYNLPRTVRFCKLCTVSNQRPRIAFDDNGVCSACNFATFKREKIDWSERERELVDLCNRFRRSDGEFDVIVPCSGGKDGSFVAHQLKHKYGMNPLTVTWAPLSPTEIGRRNLDAFIRSGFDNILGTPNGSTTRKLTRLAFQEVGDPFQPFIYGQTNFPMHISVKHKIPLIMYGENGEVEYGGDMKNAFRPTREIADHDKHYFSGLPPEFWTEHGITAGELKPFMAPPFESIKKNRTEIHFFGYYKFWDPQENFYYCREHTGFQPNSEHSEGTYSKYASLDDRIDGFHYYLAYIKFGIGRTTSDAAHEIRDNKITREEGVALVKRYDGEFPQKYYHEFLDYCGITNEEFHAVIDAWRSDHLWRKVGNGWELKRPVWHERETATGSA
- a CDS encoding aminotransferase class I/II-fold pyridoxal phosphate-dependent enzyme; the encoded protein is MREALDLLDRSGLGVLLLVSSERKLERTVTDGDLRRLLLGGALLDHTLANLPERRPIVIAENHTRREALALMQQHTIDHLPVVDVAGRVIDLVERRGIDDQILLSTPHMGETERDYIEEAFRTNWIAPLGPNVDAFETELAEKVGAKHAVALSSGTAAIHLALVLLDVGPGDSVFCSSLTFAASVNPIVYQGAEPVLIDSEPESWNMSPAALERALEAARKKGRLPKAVIVVNLYGQSADMDPIVSLCNGHGVQLVEDAAESLGASYRGKASGNFGRVGIYSFNGNKIITTSGGGMLVTEEKELADRARFLATQARDPAPHYQHSIIGYNYRMSNILAGVGRGQLKVLDQRVEARRAIFRRYSEAFGDQNWIQPMPEPEWSRSTHWISAVSLAPESRITGLMLVQQLFAEFVEARPVWKPMHLQPVFAHCSYFPHGNSSVSDLLFKQGVCLPSGSNLTMDQVDRVADTILKIGRRLA
- the hisF gene encoding imidazole glycerol phosphate synthase subunit HisF, which produces MKRIRLIPRLDIKGPNLIKGVHLEGLRVVGEPQAHARRYYEQGADELLYVDVVASLYGRNSLHDIVARAARDIFVPLTVTGGIRSVDDVVTLLRSGADKIGVNTAATKRPELISEIARKFGSQCMVLSIEAKHVAAGRWEVYTDNGRERTGIDVVEWARRGAELGAGEILLTSIDREGTRGGFDLELVAGVSNAVPVPVIASGGMGKLEDIGQVVLEGAADAVAMADVLHYKRLTIPEMRDAAHAAGLATRNV